The following nucleotide sequence is from Candidatus Neomarinimicrobiota bacterium.
AACCTCAGCATCTGGTGGAGGTGCGCCCATAAGTATTGCGATGGACAAAGCCATAATTACCAAGGTCATATATTTCAATTTCATGTGCAACCTCCTCAGATGAAGTCTTGAATGTGAAAATATCACTGTGTCACCAACCGGACAACTTAATATAAATCAATGACAAACAATATCAGGGAAAACCTTACCAGCGGTTAACTGGGGGTATTGGGGATAAAATAACTAGGGCTTTGAAAGGTGTTCCAGGAAAACTCTCAATTTGAATTCTGAATCCTTCACAGCTGCCGAGATCTTTGAAGATTCACGGGAGGATAATTCCTCAGCATACAACACACTAAAATACCTGAGAAAATGATCCATACGCTCCTGATTGAACCATTCTATTCCTTCGACCTCGTTAACCTGGAAGTAATCGAGGACTTCCTTGTGATTAAACAAATTGATGAAGAAGGCATGCAGATCGCGCGTGAGCAACGATCTGGCTCTATCGGCATACTCGAGGACGGCTAATAGACCAGCTAGATTTTCAGACTGGGCTGTGCTCAGACACTTATTTATTTGTTCTTCCAGTCCATAAGTATCGACCATGCTATCAGCGGACTCAGGGTTAGCAGCATGAACCTGACGGGCAAAATATAAACAGGCCGCTACAAAGCGATGCTGCTCCAATGAATCCCCTTGTAATTGTTCTAATCGTTGATGCGATTGGCTAAGTAATGTCTCATAATTGTTGGCAAAATCTTCAACATCCTCAATCATGAGAGAAATATTTTCCATCTCCAACATGGCTTCCAGGAGGGGGGCAAATTTGATAAACAGAGTTTTGCTGTCAGGCAGTGCAGGCTGCTCAATGATCAACTTCATCATATTGCAGAAAAGTCGGTGAACCGGCTCCAGCTCTATGCGACGAAAGAGGGGGGCGAAATCATTGATGCCCTGACCACCCAGGTCCTGATGAATATTCCACCAGGGAATAGCTTCGGAATCACTGACCAACTGAAATCCCAAATAAATCTTAGATTCGTAGCCTGATAATTCCATAAAAAGACCCTGATTGCGAATTTCTTCGACGGTTCGGATATACCAGAGTTTTGAGACTTGCTCCTGAAAAATAACGTAGTAGCTGTTTTCCACATCGAATGAAAGCGCTACAATCAAATCTTCGGAAACGAGATGGGGTTGATCTGACGTAGGATCCGTATTGAAAAGTGTGGAGGTCTTGATCCAGCCAGCCTGACTGGTATAGGAATTATTGACCAGAACCAGGGACCTCTCCGTACCACTGTGGTTCGTATAGGCAAACACACTATCAACTTGATGCCCATCCGTATTCATAAAGGGGAAAAGTCTGAAATTTCCTGCTCCTGCATAGAGATAGCGTTTTTTCATGAGGGGGAAGATGAGATCTTTGTGTCTGTTGATGAGATCCTCATCAGGGGTTTCATCCCAATAAGCACGACGATATTCCATGCCATACTTCTCTTCAAAACCTTCAATCTGAGCATGAGCAAACATGGGTAGACCTGGGAGGGTCACCATGAGAACAGTGGCTCCAAAATATTTGTCACCCTTTCCAAACTGAGCGATGGCCGTATCCTCATCTGGATTGCTTAAGAAATTCACAAATCGTTGCAATATTCGAGGATCAAATTCCAGGGTCTTGGCAATCATTTCAAAAAACTTGCTGTTTTCTTCCATCTTCAGCAAATTCATAAAGGCACTGTTGTAAACACGGTGCATCCCTAGAGTTCGCACGAAATAGCTTTCCATCATCCAGAACGCTTCAGCCAACAATAATGTATCTGGGACTTCCTTAGCCACCCGATCAACAACCTCACGCCAGAATTCGGCTGGTATGGCAGCATCAAAGTCAGCCCCACTCATACTGAAATTAGCTCTGGAAGGGATATCTCCACCGGATCCAGGTTCTGGAAACCATAAGCGCTGGACATGTCTTTTGGCCAGTGTCATGGCGGCATCAAATCGAATAACTTTAAATTGTCGCGCTACATCCAGAATGGTCTGAATAATAGCTTCTCTTAACTCGGGATTGAGATAGTTGAGTTGCGCTGTATCATTCCAGGGCATGGACGTGCCATCATTGCCATGATAAATGAATTTCGTGGTCCCATTGCGATGATCGTGGGCTTTAAACACAACTGCTGCATCACTGCGATCATAATAGTGATCTTCCAGGTGAATGCTGAGATCAGGATCATCTGATAGGTCGCCGCCATCAAAACGATAGGATGGGAAAGGTGAATGATCGGTACTGACATACCATTCGGGATGTTGCTTTAACCAGCCTGAATCCAGACCGGTATGGTTAGGCACCATATCACTGGCCAGTCGAATCCCTCTTTCCCAGGCACGTTGTTTCAGATTTTCAAGCGCTTCTGGTCCACCAATGCTGGGATCAATCTTGTATTCTTTGAGTGAGTAGGCAGAAGATTCAGCATCAGGATTACCACACCAATGCTTAATCTTCTTAGAAATACTGCTGCGATTCCAGAGGCCAATCAGCCACAGAACGGTAAAGCCTTGCTGTGCCAGAAGATCCAACTCAGTATCAGGAATATCTCGTAAGGTTTTGATCTCTTGTCCATATTTTTTTGATAGTTGATCCAACCAGACCAGGGAATTTCGGGCAATCATGACCACCCGGGGCATCCAATCGCTGTCTTCGCTGTAATATTCGCCTTCCTGGAGTTCACCGGAGTAACTGGGTACCTGGGATTCACCGGGACCAAAACCACGAAAGCGGTTTTCTTCCTCAAATTGGTCAAGACCGCGAAGTAGATCCAATAAATGGGATCCTAAATAATTGCCCCATTTTTCGCGAATGAAAGCGAGCTGTCCCTCAATGGAATCAGGCGCTGCCAGGATTGGCTCCATCAGCAATTCGATGACATTCTTGCCAGTGCTGCCAAAGCCTGCTGAATCAGATGACCACTTCTGGATGCGCTTCAAAAGTTTATCAGAGGTTTTTATGGCTTTATGGAATTCTTCCTTGAATACGACATCATATTTTTCAAAGGCAGGGTTATTCAAAGCCAGGATATGAACTAGCAACTCTTCAACAACGACCTGGGTGTTGGGAACCGACTGGGTATCCCCTTTGAGATAATCTTCAATACTCTTCGATGATGACTTATAGCTCTCTGAGGGCAAGGCTTCCAGATAATTGGTCAGAAGCTCATCCAGAACTACTGGGCTTAGTTCCGTCTCCAGATATTGGGTGAGGTCTTTGATATAAGTTGGGTTGACCTGATTGCGATATAGACGGATCAGCTTGTGTGAAAGGAGCGATAGTAGGCCCATTCCATGTAGCTCGCTGGCCATGAATCCGTGATCAGGCTCAAGTTCCCCCAGTCTATAAATGAGGTTTTGGAGCTCGTGAAAATCGATCTTGAATTTACCACTTTCCAGAGCAAACATGGGGAGGTTGAGCGCATACGTTTGGTCAAGAGCCTGACGGAGGTGAAACTCAAGGTTGGGGTAGCTGGGAGCATTCTGGTTGGCCATTTTATCCGGTTTTGATTGCTTCAGCATGTGCGTTCCTTTAGCTCCAATTTTAACATCCAGATAATAACATATAAAATGCCTCCTATACCAAGCACAAAGACAGGTAGGTCTTGGTTAAGCTTTTTCTCTTTTACTGGTCTAAAAGAACGAAAAGACCCTATTTAATGACAGCTCATAGGAGCTGATAAAAAAATCCCTCTCTGGATGGGAGATATTTATATTAAACCCGATTATTCCATAAGAAGGGAAGTAGAGAAATGACTGATGACTTCATGGATTCACCTGAATTCCAAGAGCTGATAAAAGAATATTTAAACTATTTGAATACAGCCTTACCCGG
It contains:
- a CDS encoding alpha-amylase, which translates into the protein MLKQSKPDKMANQNAPSYPNLEFHLRQALDQTYALNLPMFALESGKFKIDFHELQNLIYRLGELEPDHGFMASELHGMGLLSLLSHKLIRLYRNQVNPTYIKDLTQYLETELSPVVLDELLTNYLEALPSESYKSSSKSIEDYLKGDTQSVPNTQVVVEELLVHILALNNPAFEKYDVVFKEEFHKAIKTSDKLLKRIQKWSSDSAGFGSTGKNVIELLMEPILAAPDSIEGQLAFIREKWGNYLGSHLLDLLRGLDQFEEENRFRGFGPGESQVPSYSGELQEGEYYSEDSDWMPRVVMIARNSLVWLDQLSKKYGQEIKTLRDIPDTELDLLAQQGFTVLWLIGLWNRSSISKKIKHWCGNPDAESSAYSLKEYKIDPSIGGPEALENLKQRAWERGIRLASDMVPNHTGLDSGWLKQHPEWYVSTDHSPFPSYRFDGGDLSDDPDLSIHLEDHYYDRSDAAVVFKAHDHRNGTTKFIYHGNDGTSMPWNDTAQLNYLNPELREAIIQTILDVARQFKVIRFDAAMTLAKRHVQRLWFPEPGSGGDIPSRANFSMSGADFDAAIPAEFWREVVDRVAKEVPDTLLLAEAFWMMESYFVRTLGMHRVYNSAFMNLLKMEENSKFFEMIAKTLEFDPRILQRFVNFLSNPDEDTAIAQFGKGDKYFGATVLMVTLPGLPMFAHAQIEGFEEKYGMEYRRAYWDETPDEDLINRHKDLIFPLMKKRYLYAGAGNFRLFPFMNTDGHQVDSVFAYTNHSGTERSLVLVNNSYTSQAGWIKTSTLFNTDPTSDQPHLVSEDLIVALSFDVENSYYVIFQEQVSKLWYIRTVEEIRNQGLFMELSGYESKIYLGFQLVSDSEAIPWWNIHQDLGGQGINDFAPLFRRIELEPVHRLFCNMMKLIIEQPALPDSKTLFIKFAPLLEAMLEMENISLMIEDVEDFANNYETLLSQSHQRLEQLQGDSLEQHRFVAACLYFARQVHAANPESADSMVDTYGLEEQINKCLSTAQSENLAGLLAVLEYADRARSLLTRDLHAFFINLFNHKEVLDYFQVNEVEGIEWFNQERMDHFLRYFSVLYAEELSSRESSKISAAVKDSEFKLRVFLEHLSKP